A stretch of DNA from Desulfovibrio gilichinskyi:
TCGGTTTCGGAAGTCTGCCCGGATTTTAAATAGGGTAAAATAAATTATTCCCGGCGGTCGGATGGAAAGTCCGACCGCCGGGCTATAAAGGGGAGAAACTTCATGGAAAGTAACGAAAAAAAAGAAAGTCTCTTTGTGTTTGAAAATGGAACTACATATTTTTCAAAGAGAACTGAAAGACGCATCCTTTTTATAATGACGCTTATCATGCTCGGTTGGGGCATGGTTGAAGGTTTAAATAGATTTTTAGGCTAGGAGGGAAGGTCATGGAAGCTACATGCGCGCATGCTGAAAAGATGGGAGTCAGAGAGTACATGGATACTCTGTTCGCGATTATGCGTTCCCCTGTTAAATATTTTGAAAGTGTTGCAGATGAGAGCGGATCTAGACGCGCGCTCTTCTTTTTAATGATTTCAGGAATTTTTTATTGCTCTGTGAGCATGACATATTTCTTTGAAAATTCTCTTATTATGGGCGTGATTATGATGATTAACGCCATTTTTATGCCTGCGCTCGCAGCTGCTTTCACCTTTTGCATTATCAGCATGTCGACATGTAGCAGAGTGCCATACGGTAAAGTTTTTAATGTCTATGCTTATGCCGGGGGGGCTCTCATGGTCATTTCATGGATCCCCGGACTGGCGATGGTTATGGAACCTGTTCGCGCCGTGCTTGTCGGAATCGGTCTGGTGAAAGCATGCGGACTTGGAAAAATGCAAGCGGCTCTTTTAGTCCTACTGACAGCCGTTTTGCTTTTGATATTTTTTTGGACGGCTGCTCCGGTTATTTTAGAACTGCGTTCAGCTTTTTTGTAGAATTATAACTGATAAATATTTTGATCTCACCGCAACATGACCTGCACTACCCCCTCACCCGCCAGGACCGGGGGCAAAGAGTCCCCGGTCCAACTGGTAAGAAAGGTAATAAAGGAGTCAGGAAGTGAAAAAAATTAGATTACTGCTGGTAGATGACGAAAACGATTTCCTCAACGCCTATGTACGGAGACTGGTTCGTCGTAATGTTGATGTAAGTGTGGCGTGCAGCGGGCGGGATGCGGTTGAAGCGATTAAAGCCGCAGACTTTGATGTTGTTGTTTTAGACGTAATGATGCCCGGGATGAGCGGCATTGAAACTCTCAGACAGATTAAGGCTTATTCGCCAGCTCTTCCAGTCATCATCTTAACAGGGCACGCGAAATCTGAAGCTCTTGTCGAAGGTATGGATTGCGGGGCTTTTGATTATCTGCTGAAGCCTGTCGGGACCGAGGACTTGTATTACAAAATGCTGGATGCTGTCCGGTCCCGGACACTTGATCTCGTTTGATCTGCCGGAGATATCATTATGCGCTCTATTTTTGAGGTTATATCAAGAGTTGTAAGAAATCCTTCAAATGGGAAGGATGATGGATCAAAGCATTTCATTGCGCGCTGTGAAAATTTCAGGCTTCTGCTTGCCGCAAACAGCAAGGCTCTGGAAATTATGGCGGAGATGACCGAAGAAGCCGATTCCAGCGGCCTGTTCGGGATGTCACATGTCAAATCACAAAGCCTTAAGGCTTCAGCAAATGTCCGCCAGATGGTCGAACGTCTATGCCGCATGAACCCAGGTAAATATGACATCTTAAAAGATATTTTTAATAATATTGTTATGAAGATGGATAAAGCCTCTGATTGCCGCGCAGGTCAGGCCCAGGGGCCGTTGATTTTAACTATGGATGAAATCAATGCGGATTCAATTTCAGAAACAGGATCTAAAATGGCTATGCTCGGAGAAATCAGCTCCAAGCTGGGTATAAGAGTTCCTGAAGGGTTTTCCATAACAGCGTCCGCCTTTTCGTTTTTTATGGAGAATTCCGGTCTGGATGACGAGATAGACCGTCTAATCCAGATAGCTGACGGTAACGATTTGAATGACCTTTATACTCTGGAAGAAAACATAAAGCATGCAATAGATCTTGCGGCTATGCCGCCAGAACTTGAAGAAGCTATTGATTCTTCAAGTTCTAATTTTTCAGAAGGCCGACACGATTTCCGGCTGGCAGTTCGCAGCAGCGCGCTGGGTGAAGATTCCGGAGAGGCTAGTTTTGCGGGGCAATTTCTTTCTGTCCTTGGAGTTTATCCCGAAAATATAACAGATTCATATCGCTCTGTTATTGCAAGCATGTATTCGGCAACCGCAATGACTTATCTGCTCAATAAAGGTCTTCGTGAAGATGAGCTTGTTATGTGTGTAGGGTGCCTTGAAATGATTGATGCCGTAGCCGGCGGCGTCATATATACTCGCGATCCCATGGGAATACATGAGAATGTTTTGATAATAAGCGGAGTTCCGGGGCACCCCAGTTCAATTGTTGACGGAAGTGCGCTTGCGGATACGTGGATTATGGACCGGACAGATCTTACTATCCGTGATGTTTTTATTGCAGATAAAGAATGGCAAAGCCTGAGTTCAGCAAAAGGTGAACTCACTAAAGTTAAAATGTCTGAATGTGGTCGCATAGCTCCTTCAATCTCATATTCAATAATTATTGAACTGACTGAAATAGCTTTGCGTATTGATGATCATTTCAATTGTCCGCAAGATATTGAATGGGTTAAATCGAAAGACGGTCGTATTTATATACTTCAATGCCGTCCATTGTCAGTTGCCGAATCACTGGCCCAAGTCAGCCGCATTTCTGAAGAGGATGAACATGAATCTCTTGCAATTTTGAGCGATTGCATTCCGGCCAGTCATGGTTTTGCATGCGGTGAAGTTGTCATGGTCGAAACAGATGAAGACATGTTGAATTTTCCTGACGGCGCGATTTTACTTACTCATAATGCCAAACCCCGCCTTGCAGCATTGCTGCCTAGAGCTTCTGCGCTGATTTCAGAACACGGCAGTGCCACCGGACACCTTGCGAATGTTGCCAGAGAATTCAGAATTCCGGCTTTTATAGGCATTGCGGGTGTGGTGGATAAGTTGGCCGGAGCCGGAGTTGTTACCGTAAATACCGCTACCGGCAAAATTTATCGGGGTTGTATCGAAGATAAGCGCACGGCTCAAGATCACAAGCCGATTCCGGCGCAGAATAATTCTGTAGTTACTGCATTACGTAATATTCTGCCATTCATAGTTCCGCTATCGTTAACGGACCCGGATTCACCTGAATTTGCTCCTGAAAATTGTGTATCACTGCACGATATTACCAGATTTTGTCATGAAAAGGCTGTGGCTGAGATGTTCCGTGACAACGTTGCCCCTGCGGCAAATGCCAAGAGGTTGAAGGATGAAAACCTGCTTCAGTACTGGTTGATAGATCTTGGAGGCGGAACCTCTTCTTCAGCAGATGATAAATATATAAATTTGTCCGACATCCGCTCAAATGCCATGAAAGCGTTATGGATCGGTATGACTCACATCAAGTGGGACGGTCCTCCCCCTGTTCAAATTTCCGGGTTGATGTCGGTTATCGCCGAAGCGGCCTGTAATCCTGCTCTGGCTCCGGGAATGTCGAATAATATGGGTGATCGCAACTATTTTATCATTTCCAGAAATTACTGCAACCTTCAGTCCCGGTTCGGTTTTCATTTTTGTACGGTTGAAGGGTACGCAGGGGAAGATCCTGATGAAAATTATGCATTTTTCCAATTTACCGGAGGTGGAGCGGACAAATCGCGTCGCATGATTCGTTCATGGCTTATTGCCGGAATTCTTGAAAAGTATGGATTTATTGTTGATGTGAAGGAAGACTCTCTTTTTGCCAGAATTGAAGGAGTTGCGGAAGAAGTTGTCGAGCGGGCTCTCGCCGTTGCCGGATACCTGCTTGTCCACACCAGACAGATTGATATGGTTATGTCTGATCCCGAGGCTTACCGGAACTATCAGGTAAAATTCGAGCAGGATATAAAAGCTGTCTTATC
This window harbors:
- a CDS encoding YIP1 family protein — encoded protein: MEATCAHAEKMGVREYMDTLFAIMRSPVKYFESVADESGSRRALFFLMISGIFYCSVSMTYFFENSLIMGVIMMINAIFMPALAAAFTFCIISMSTCSRVPYGKVFNVYAYAGGALMVISWIPGLAMVMEPVRAVLVGIGLVKACGLGKMQAALLVLLTAVLLLIFFWTAAPVILELRSAFL
- a CDS encoding response regulator encodes the protein MKKIRLLLVDDENDFLNAYVRRLVRRNVDVSVACSGRDAVEAIKAADFDVVVLDVMMPGMSGIETLRQIKAYSPALPVIILTGHAKSEALVEGMDCGAFDYLLKPVGTEDLYYKMLDAVRSRTLDLV
- a CDS encoding PEP/pyruvate-binding domain-containing protein, translating into MRSIFEVISRVVRNPSNGKDDGSKHFIARCENFRLLLAANSKALEIMAEMTEEADSSGLFGMSHVKSQSLKASANVRQMVERLCRMNPGKYDILKDIFNNIVMKMDKASDCRAGQAQGPLILTMDEINADSISETGSKMAMLGEISSKLGIRVPEGFSITASAFSFFMENSGLDDEIDRLIQIADGNDLNDLYTLEENIKHAIDLAAMPPELEEAIDSSSSNFSEGRHDFRLAVRSSALGEDSGEASFAGQFLSVLGVYPENITDSYRSVIASMYSATAMTYLLNKGLREDELVMCVGCLEMIDAVAGGVIYTRDPMGIHENVLIISGVPGHPSSIVDGSALADTWIMDRTDLTIRDVFIADKEWQSLSSAKGELTKVKMSECGRIAPSISYSIIIELTEIALRIDDHFNCPQDIEWVKSKDGRIYILQCRPLSVAESLAQVSRISEEDEHESLAILSDCIPASHGFACGEVVMVETDEDMLNFPDGAILLTHNAKPRLAALLPRASALISEHGSATGHLANVAREFRIPAFIGIAGVVDKLAGAGVVTVNTATGKIYRGCIEDKRTAQDHKPIPAQNNSVVTALRNILPFIVPLSLTDPDSPEFAPENCVSLHDITRFCHEKAVAEMFRDNVAPAANAKRLKDENLLQYWLIDLGGGTSSSADDKYINLSDIRSNAMKALWIGMTHIKWDGPPPVQISGLMSVIAEAACNPALAPGMSNNMGDRNYFIISRNYCNLQSRFGFHFCTVEGYAGEDPDENYAFFQFTGGGADKSRRMIRSWLIAGILEKYGFIVDVKEDSLFARIEGVAEEVVERALAVAGYLLVHTRQIDMVMSDPEAYRNYQVKFEQDIKAVLSSYSILSSEYRRAL